Proteins from one Macrobrachium rosenbergii isolate ZJJX-2024 chromosome 14, ASM4041242v1, whole genome shotgun sequence genomic window:
- the LOC136846096 gene encoding innexin inx2-like, with product MSMYDVFADLKNILKVPTVNTDNTVFRLHYKATMILLVACSLLVTQRQYFGDPIDCDVTGVDQGIMDTYCWIHSTYTMPYLAGKVGKDLPHPGVASDYDIHSGERHETRHHKYYQWVVIVLFLQALMFYIPKYIWTVFEGGKIKMLAADLNSPIVDDGMKKDRRDMLVKYFSNNVNAQNSYAYKFFTCEVLNFANVIGQLFFTDKFLGGEFLTYGTDVVRISESELGSRIDAMDKVFPKVAKCNFELYGASGSLNKHDGLCVLPINILNEKIYILLWFWFIIVAVMTAVAILYRVATIALPGLRTMLLRVRSKLTDPTDIQDVAHRSQFGEWFLLYQLSKNIDPLIYKEFIHDLAMKRRGNGPI from the exons ATGTCGATGTACGACGTGTTCGCAGACTTGAAGAACATCCTGAAGGTGCCGACGGTGAACACCGACAATACGGTCTTTCGCCTGCACTACAAAGCGACCATGATCTTGCTGGTCGCCTGCAGCCTTCTGGTGACCCAGAGGCAGTACTTCGGCGACCCCATCGACTGCGACGTCACTGGCGTCGACCAGGGCATCATGGATACCTACTGCTGGATACATTCGACGTACACCATGCCTTACCTTGCTGGGAAGGTGGGCAAGGACCTGCCCCATCCAGGGGTGGCTTCTGACTACGATATCCATTCGGGTGAACGCCACGAGACGAGGCATCACAAGTACTACCAGTGGGTCGTGATCGTCCTGTTCCTCCAG GCCCTCATGTTCTACATCCCGAAGTATATCTGGACGGTCTTCGAAGGAGGAAAGATAAAGATGCTGGCAGCTGATCTGAATTCCCCCATCGTCGACGATGGCATGAAGAAAGACCGCAGGGACATGCTGGTCAAGTATTTCAGCAACAACGTGAACGCACAAAATTCCTACGCCTACAAATTCTTCACGTGTGAAGTCCTGAACTTCGCCAACGTTATTGGCCAGCTGTTTTTCACTGACAA ATTCCTTGGCGGCGAATTCCTGACCTACGGCACTGACGTTGTGAGAATCAGCGAGAGCGAACTGGGCTCACGCATAGATGCGATGGACAAGGTGTTCCCCAAGGTGGCGAAGTGCAACTTCGAGCTTTACGGAGCTTCTGGGAGTCTGAATAAGCACGACGGTCTTTGCGTCCTGCCTATCAACATCCTCAACGAAAAGATCTACATTCTCTTGTGGTTCTG GTTCATCATCGTCGCCGTCATGACGGCAGTTGCCATTCTGTACCGTGTGGCAACGATCGCACTCCCAGGACTTCGGACAATGCTCCTGCGGGTACGCTCAAAGCTCACTGACCCGACGGACATCCAAGACGTGGCCCATAGGAGCCAATTTGGGGAATGGTTCCTTCTTTACCAACTAT CGAAGAACATCGACCCCCTAATCTACAAAGAATTCATCCACGACTTGGCAATGAAGAGGCGAGGCAACGGGCCAATCTAA